One genomic window of Streptomyces sp. NBC_01276 includes the following:
- the ureA gene encoding urease subunit gamma, which yields MPLTPTERDRLLLFSAAELARARFARGLRLNVPEATAIIADTVCEAARDGVRLAEALARGRAVLGPDDVLPGVADLVTEVMVEAVFEDGTRLAVIADPFGAHVGDGGAPGAVLPAADAVEVPAPAVTLAVRNTATVPVSVTSHFHFFEANPRLDFDRAAAYGMRLGVPAGSSVRFEPGSTVEVGLVPIGGDRIAIGFAGLVDGPLDAPGAKAEALRRAAACGYLGADPEEGVPA from the coding sequence ATGCCCCTGACGCCCACCGAGCGGGACAGGCTCCTGCTGTTCAGCGCCGCCGAACTGGCCCGGGCCCGCTTCGCGCGCGGTCTGCGGCTCAACGTTCCGGAGGCGACCGCGATCATCGCGGACACGGTCTGCGAGGCGGCGCGTGACGGTGTCCGTCTCGCCGAGGCCCTCGCGCGCGGCCGGGCCGTCCTCGGCCCCGACGACGTCCTCCCTGGAGTGGCCGACCTCGTCACCGAGGTGATGGTCGAGGCGGTGTTCGAGGACGGCACCCGGCTCGCGGTGATCGCCGACCCCTTCGGCGCGCACGTGGGCGACGGCGGTGCGCCGGGCGCCGTACTGCCGGCCGCGGACGCCGTGGAGGTCCCCGCGCCGGCCGTGACCCTCGCCGTCCGGAACACCGCGACCGTGCCGGTGAGCGTCACCTCGCACTTCCACTTCTTCGAGGCGAACCCGCGCCTCGACTTCGACCGCGCCGCGGCCTACGGGATGCGGCTGGGCGTCCCGGCCGGGTCCTCGGTGCGCTTCGAGCCCGGCTCCACCGTCGAGGTGGGCCTCGTCCCGATCGGCGGGGACCGGATCGCGATCGGTTTCGCGGGCCTGGTCGACGGCCCGCTGGACGCCCCCGGCGCGAAGGCGGAGGCCCTGCGCCGGGCCGCCGCCTGCGGCTACCTCGGGGCGGACCCGGAGGAAGGAGTGCCGGCATGA
- a CDS encoding ABC transporter permease: MNFVRFAVRRVAEMAATLLVASFVVFGAMYLAPGSPASFLLAGRSASPEALASINAQYHLDDPFLVRYFRWLGDMLQGDFGRSITYRTDVSRLLADRLPVTLFLIAMALVVVVAAGLLLGRTAAVRGGTTDSAILVTTTFAVGTPSFVAAVLLQGLFSVRLGWFPSSGGGDGLGDMLRHLTLPAIALALYLIGMLARVTRSAMLEALDSDHVTVARSRGVPERQVIRRHVFRNSLGTVLTTGGLIVSTLLVCTILVETAFSIGGIGQLLELSTTTKDFPTVQAISLIVVALFMVVNLIVDLLLPLVDPRVALGAREAAA, from the coding sequence GTGAACTTCGTCCGCTTCGCCGTACGCCGGGTGGCGGAGATGGCCGCCACCCTCCTCGTCGCCTCGTTCGTGGTCTTCGGGGCCATGTACCTGGCGCCGGGCAGCCCGGCGAGCTTCCTGCTCGCCGGCCGGTCGGCCTCACCGGAGGCCCTCGCCTCCATCAACGCCCAGTACCACCTGGACGACCCCTTCCTCGTACGCTACTTCCGCTGGCTCGGCGACATGCTGCAGGGCGACTTCGGGCGCTCGATCACCTACCGCACCGACGTCTCGCGCCTCCTGGCCGACCGGCTCCCCGTGACGCTGTTCCTGATCGCCATGGCCCTCGTCGTGGTCGTCGCGGCCGGCCTGCTGCTGGGCCGGACCGCCGCCGTCCGGGGCGGGACGACCGACTCCGCCATCCTCGTCACCACCACGTTCGCCGTCGGCACCCCGTCCTTCGTCGCGGCGGTGCTGCTCCAGGGCCTGTTCTCCGTCCGCCTCGGCTGGTTCCCCAGCAGCGGCGGCGGCGACGGCCTCGGCGACATGCTCCGCCACCTCACGCTCCCCGCGATCGCCCTGGCCCTCTACCTCATCGGCATGCTCGCCCGGGTCACCCGCTCGGCGATGCTCGAAGCCCTCGACAGCGACCACGTCACCGTGGCCCGCAGCCGGGGGGTCCCCGAACGCCAGGTCATCCGCAGGCACGTGTTCCGCAACTCCCTCGGCACGGTCCTGACCACCGGCGGACTGATCGTCTCGACCCTGCTGGTGTGCACCATCCTGGTCGAGACCGCCTTCAGCATCGGCGGGATCGGCCAGCTCCTCGAACTGTCCACCACCACCAAGGACTTCCCGACCGTCCAGGCGATCTCCCTGATCGTCGTCGCCCTCTTCATGGTCGTGAACCTGATCGTGGACCTGCTGCTGCCCCTGGTCGACCCCCGGGTCGCCCTCGGAGCCCGGGAGGCCGCCGCATGA
- a CDS encoding ABC transporter ATP-binding protein codes for MPENVLEVTGLRRSFGAVHAVDDVSFTLPQGGSLGIVGESGSGKTTTARIVVGLERADEGEILVRGRPRGGQPRGRAARLARAREIQMVFQDPYLSLDPRTGVEAVLRETLGLHFPGRDHTPRVRELLDQVGLGSRAADALPRNLSGGQRQRVAIARALAVEPAVLILDEAVAALDVSVQAQILNLLADIREQTGIGFLFITHDLGVVRCVTDEILVMRHGAVVEQGSTEEVLSAPGHPYTRLLLESVPRPGWDPQAIAAARRAL; via the coding sequence ATGCCTGAGAACGTACTGGAGGTCACGGGACTGCGCCGTTCCTTCGGAGCCGTCCACGCCGTGGACGACGTGTCCTTCACCCTCCCCCAGGGGGGATCGCTGGGCATCGTCGGCGAGTCCGGCTCCGGCAAGACGACCACCGCCCGGATCGTCGTCGGCCTGGAGCGCGCTGACGAGGGCGAGATCCTGGTCCGGGGGCGGCCACGGGGCGGGCAGCCGCGCGGCCGGGCGGCGCGGCTGGCCCGCGCCCGTGAGATCCAGATGGTCTTCCAGGACCCGTACCTCTCCCTGGATCCGCGCACCGGCGTCGAGGCGGTCCTGCGCGAAACCCTGGGCCTGCACTTCCCCGGCCGCGATCACACCCCGCGGGTACGGGAACTGCTCGACCAGGTGGGCCTGGGCTCCCGGGCCGCCGACGCGCTCCCGCGCAACCTCTCCGGCGGCCAGCGCCAGCGCGTCGCCATCGCCCGGGCCCTCGCCGTCGAACCTGCGGTGCTCATCCTGGACGAGGCGGTCGCCGCGCTCGACGTCTCCGTCCAGGCGCAGATCCTCAACCTGCTGGCCGACATCCGCGAACAGACCGGGATCGGCTTCCTCTTCATCACCCACGACCTCGGGGTCGTCCGGTGCGTCACCGACGAGATCCTCGTGATGCGGCACGGCGCCGTGGTCGAACAGGGGAGCACCGAGGAGGTGCTCTCGGCGCCGGGCCACCCGTACACCCGGCTGCTCCTGGAGTCCGTACCCCGGCCGGGGTGGGATCCGCAGGCCATCGCCGCGGCCCGGCGGGCGCTGTAG
- a CDS encoding TetR/AcrR family transcriptional regulator — MAPSAQGSPAPTTPPARAGRPRASAKGEQTRARLIAAARTLLAGGMSERFTTRNVAALCGVSHGMCHYHFQDRTDLVLAVIADIRPEWIHPLEAAVSGEGSFAQRSERVLELLSRPEGAELSHLHSALHWHALNDARVRESLEAEYSRWRGCFVTLFGVLADERGGGVDPRPLGEAVAAAVDGLAAAESLGSAVDPGPVLRALIRTIAAGVRPGG; from the coding sequence ATGGCACCTTCCGCACAGGGCTCTCCGGCCCCGACCACGCCCCCCGCCCGCGCGGGACGACCCCGGGCCTCCGCGAAGGGCGAGCAGACCAGGGCACGGCTGATCGCCGCCGCACGGACCCTCCTCGCCGGAGGCATGAGCGAACGCTTCACCACCCGCAACGTGGCGGCGCTGTGCGGCGTCTCGCACGGGATGTGCCACTACCACTTCCAGGACCGGACCGATCTCGTCCTGGCGGTCATCGCGGACATCCGCCCGGAGTGGATCCACCCCCTGGAGGCGGCCGTCTCCGGGGAAGGGTCGTTCGCGCAGCGCTCCGAACGGGTGCTGGAGCTGCTGTCCCGGCCCGAGGGCGCGGAACTCTCCCACCTCCATTCGGCGTTGCACTGGCACGCCCTCAACGACGCGCGGGTCCGGGAGTCCCTCGAAGCCGAGTACTCCCGCTGGCGGGGCTGTTTCGTCACGCTGTTCGGGGTGTTGGCCGACGAGCGGGGCGGGGGCGTCGACCCCCGCCCGCTGGGCGAGGCGGTGGCGGCGGCCGTGGACGGCCTGGCCGCCGCGGAGTCACTGGGCTCCGCGGTGGATCCCGGCCCGGTGCTGCGCGCGCTGATCCGTACGATCGCCGCCGGCGTGCGTCCCGGCGGCTGA
- a CDS encoding agmatine/peptidylarginine deiminase has translation MSGYRMPAEWSEHEGCLMAWPVREDLWGSVLDDVKEEYANVARAIAAFEPVTMVAPPGHGEDARAHCGDDAAVTVIELPIDDSWFRDSAPLFVLDGDGNRAGVDFRFNAWGGKHHPFDADDRISALLLEHVGADRHTSDMILEGGAITVDGEGTLITTEQCLLHPNRNPGMTRDGIEAELKARLGVTKVIWLPYGGLLDTETDGHVDGVCAFAAPGTVVVSLPSDPTHPDYARMRANRAVLEASTDAHGRRLEIVDVPQTAFADLADGEIEVSYLNYYVANGGVVVPVAGLHQDEDALAVIASAYPGRKVVGVRALAIAFGGGGVHCITQQIPAPRRPDTAS, from the coding sequence ATGTCTGGATACCGCATGCCGGCCGAGTGGTCCGAGCACGAGGGCTGCCTGATGGCCTGGCCCGTCCGCGAGGACCTGTGGGGAAGCGTGCTGGACGACGTGAAGGAGGAGTACGCCAACGTCGCCCGCGCCATCGCCGCCTTCGAGCCCGTCACGATGGTCGCCCCGCCCGGCCACGGCGAGGACGCCCGCGCCCACTGCGGGGACGACGCCGCCGTCACCGTCATCGAGCTGCCGATCGACGATTCCTGGTTCCGCGACTCCGCCCCGCTCTTCGTACTCGACGGCGACGGCAACCGCGCCGGCGTGGACTTCCGCTTCAACGCCTGGGGCGGCAAGCACCACCCGTTCGACGCCGACGACCGGATCAGCGCCCTGCTGCTGGAGCACGTCGGGGCCGACCGCCACACCTCCGACATGATCCTCGAAGGCGGAGCGATCACCGTGGACGGAGAGGGCACGCTGATCACCACCGAGCAGTGCCTGCTGCACCCCAACCGCAACCCCGGTATGACCCGCGACGGGATCGAGGCCGAACTGAAGGCCAGGCTCGGGGTCACCAAGGTCATCTGGCTGCCGTACGGCGGCCTGCTCGACACCGAGACGGACGGCCACGTGGACGGCGTCTGCGCCTTCGCCGCGCCCGGCACGGTCGTCGTCTCCCTGCCGTCCGACCCCACCCACCCCGACTACGCCCGGATGCGTGCCAACCGCGCGGTGCTGGAAGCCTCCACCGACGCCCACGGCCGCCGACTGGAGATCGTCGACGTGCCCCAGACGGCGTTCGCCGACCTCGCCGACGGCGAGATCGAGGTCTCCTACCTGAACTACTACGTCGCCAACGGCGGAGTGGTCGTCCCCGTGGCCGGGCTGCACCAGGACGAGGACGCCCTCGCGGTCATCGCCTCCGCGTACCCCGGCCGCAAGGTCGTCGGGGTACGGGCGCTCGCCATCGCGTTCGGCGGCGGCGGGGTGCACTGCATCACCCAGCAGATCCCCGCCCCCCGACGCCCGGACACCGCTTCCTGA
- a CDS encoding urease subunit alpha gives MSRPTRHSDHCAPGSRHIDPHEYATVHGPRAGDRVRLGDSGLVVRVESDSQRPGDEFLAGFGKTARDGLHLKAAAVRETCDVVISNVLVIDAVLGIRKVSIGIREGRIHAIGRAGNPDTLDGVDVVVGTGTSIVSGEGLIATAGAVDTHVHLLSPRIMEASLAAGVTTVIGQEFGPVWGVGVNSPWALKHAFNAFDAWPVNIGFLARGSSSDAAPLVEALAEGGACGFKVHEDMGAHTRALDTALRVAEEHDVQVALHSDGLNECLSVEDTLRVLDGRTIHAFHIEGCGGGHVPNVLKMAGVANVIGSSTNPTLPFGRDAVAEHYGMIVSVHDLKPDLPGDAAMARDRIRAGTMGAEDVLHDLGAIGITSSDAQGMGRAGETIRRTFAMAAKMKGELGPLDGDGEGDDNARVLRYMAKLTINPAIAHGLAHEIGSIEVGKLADIVLWRPAFFGAKPQLVLKSGFPAYGVTGDPNAATDTCEPLVLGPLFGAHGAAPADLSVAFVSRAAAESGSSGAPHDALATRRRRVAVRGTRGIGPRDMVGNARLGDVHVDPRTGLVTLDGEPLRSEPAERVSLNRLYFL, from the coding sequence ATGAGCCGACCGACACGACACAGCGACCACTGCGCACCCGGCAGCCGGCACATCGACCCGCACGAGTACGCCACGGTGCACGGCCCGCGGGCGGGGGACCGGGTCCGCCTGGGGGATTCCGGGCTCGTCGTCCGGGTGGAGTCCGACTCCCAGCGGCCGGGTGATGAGTTCCTGGCCGGTTTCGGCAAGACGGCTCGTGACGGCCTGCACCTGAAGGCCGCGGCCGTCCGTGAGACCTGTGACGTCGTGATCAGCAACGTCCTGGTGATCGACGCCGTCCTCGGCATCCGCAAGGTGTCCATCGGCATCCGTGAGGGCCGCATCCACGCGATCGGCCGGGCCGGCAACCCCGACACCCTCGACGGGGTCGACGTGGTCGTCGGCACCGGTACGAGCATCGTCTCCGGCGAGGGCCTGATCGCCACCGCCGGAGCCGTCGACACCCACGTCCACCTGCTCTCCCCGCGCATCATGGAGGCATCCCTCGCCGCGGGCGTCACCACGGTCATCGGCCAGGAGTTCGGCCCGGTCTGGGGCGTCGGCGTCAACTCCCCGTGGGCCCTCAAGCACGCCTTCAACGCCTTCGACGCCTGGCCCGTCAACATCGGTTTCCTGGCCCGCGGGTCCTCCTCGGACGCGGCCCCGCTGGTCGAGGCCCTGGCCGAGGGCGGAGCCTGCGGGTTCAAGGTCCACGAGGACATGGGTGCGCACACCCGCGCGCTGGACACCGCCCTGCGGGTGGCCGAGGAGCACGACGTACAGGTCGCGCTGCACAGCGACGGCCTCAACGAGTGCCTCTCCGTGGAGGACACCCTGCGGGTCCTGGACGGGCGAACCATCCACGCCTTCCACATCGAGGGCTGCGGCGGCGGGCACGTCCCCAATGTCCTCAAGATGGCGGGCGTGGCGAACGTCATCGGCTCCTCCACCAACCCGACCCTGCCCTTCGGACGGGACGCCGTCGCCGAGCACTACGGCATGATCGTCTCCGTCCACGACCTCAAGCCGGACCTCCCCGGCGACGCCGCCATGGCGCGCGACCGGATCCGCGCCGGGACCATGGGCGCCGAGGACGTCCTGCACGACCTGGGCGCGATCGGCATCACCTCCTCCGACGCCCAGGGCATGGGCCGGGCCGGCGAGACGATCCGCCGCACCTTCGCCATGGCCGCGAAGATGAAGGGCGAGCTCGGCCCGCTGGACGGCGACGGCGAGGGCGACGACAACGCCCGCGTGCTGCGCTACATGGCCAAGCTCACGATCAACCCGGCCATCGCCCACGGCCTGGCCCACGAGATCGGCTCCATCGAGGTCGGCAAGCTCGCCGACATCGTCCTGTGGCGGCCGGCCTTCTTCGGCGCCAAGCCCCAGCTGGTCCTCAAGTCCGGCTTCCCCGCCTACGGAGTCACCGGCGACCCCAACGCCGCCACCGACACCTGCGAACCGCTCGTCCTCGGCCCGCTGTTCGGAGCCCACGGCGCCGCGCCGGCGGACCTCTCGGTGGCCTTCGTCAGCCGGGCGGCGGCCGAGTCCGGCTCCTCCGGCGCCCCGCACGACGCCCTGGCCACCCGGCGCCGCCGGGTCGCCGTCCGCGGCACCCGCGGCATCGGCCCGCGGGACATGGTCGGCAACGCCCGCCTCGGGGACGTGCACGTGGACCCCCGCACCGGTCTCGTCACCCTCGACGGGGAGCCCCTGCGCTCGGAACCGGCCGAGCGGGTCTCCCTCAACCGCCTCTACTTCCTCTGA
- a CDS encoding ABC transporter ATP-binding protein, with translation MRPTPTLDVRGLKVTLPGTARPVLDGVDLTVGAGETVALVGESGSGKSITSRSALRLLPPGAVVEGEVRVAGEDVLTMDAARLRQARAGTVAMVFQDPRAAVNPLRRIGDFLTEGVTLAGAMSAAQATARAVELLGAVGLDGSVLRKYPGQVSGGMLQRVVIAAALMGDPVLLMADEPTTALDVTSQAEVIAVLATLRERFGTGLLFVTHDLDLAAAIGDRVYVMYAGRIAESGPADVLFARPRHPYTAALLASTPRMEGPRGRLAAIDGQPPDLREPLKGCAFAARCPLATEVCDERAPLPSPAPGRPDHSAACHHSDQLEGSVVDA, from the coding sequence ATGAGGCCGACGCCCACGCTCGACGTCCGGGGCCTGAAGGTCACCCTGCCCGGCACCGCCCGCCCCGTCCTCGACGGGGTCGACCTCACCGTCGGCGCCGGGGAGACCGTGGCCCTCGTGGGCGAATCCGGCTCGGGCAAGAGCATCACCTCCCGCAGCGCGCTGCGCCTGCTGCCGCCGGGCGCGGTCGTGGAGGGCGAGGTGCGGGTGGCGGGAGAGGACGTCCTCACCATGGACGCCGCCCGACTGCGACAGGCGCGCGCCGGCACGGTGGCCATGGTCTTCCAGGACCCGCGCGCCGCCGTCAACCCGCTGCGCCGCATCGGTGACTTCCTGACCGAGGGCGTCACCCTCGCCGGGGCCATGAGCGCTGCGCAGGCCACGGCCCGGGCGGTCGAACTCCTGGGCGCCGTCGGGCTGGACGGGTCCGTCCTGCGCAAGTACCCCGGTCAGGTCTCCGGCGGCATGCTCCAGCGCGTCGTCATCGCGGCGGCCCTGATGGGCGACCCCGTGCTCCTGATGGCCGACGAACCCACGACGGCGCTGGACGTCACCAGCCAGGCCGAGGTCATAGCCGTCCTGGCCACGCTCCGCGAACGCTTCGGCACCGGACTGCTGTTCGTCACCCACGACCTGGACCTCGCCGCCGCCATCGGCGACCGCGTCTACGTCATGTACGCGGGACGGATCGCCGAGAGCGGGCCGGCCGACGTCCTCTTCGCCCGCCCCAGACACCCCTACACGGCAGCCCTCCTCGCCTCCACCCCCAGGATGGAAGGGCCCCGGGGCCGGCTCGCCGCCATCGACGGCCAACCGCCCGACCTGCGCGAGCCGTTGAAGGGCTGCGCGTTCGCCGCCCGCTGCCCCCTCGCCACGGAGGTCTGCGACGAGCGGGCTCCGCTGCCGTCCCCGGCCCCCGGCCGGCCGGACCACAGCGCCGCCTGCCACCACAGCGACCAGCTCGAAGGGAGCGTCGTCGATGCCTGA
- a CDS encoding ABC transporter permease, with product MTAVLTRRPGLSRIRATGSPLHLVCLGLAALVAVAAVLAPWVVPHDPNAVDLGNALAGPSAAHPLGMDAAGRDTLSRLLLGARTSLLGPLGVVVFSTVAGIAIGMTAAWRGGWLDSVLSRGTELVFAFPGMLLAILIISVYGEGLLAPVIALAVAYTPYVSRLTRSLVLAERARPYVSAYRVQGHSAPQICLRHILPNIAPVVLAQSTINFGYALMDLAGLSFLGLGVPALTPDWGRMVFDGQTAIQAGYPLSAVLPCAFIVLTVVAFNVVGERWADRVSRRGR from the coding sequence ATGACCGCCGTCCTGACGCGCCGACCGGGCCTGTCCCGGATCCGTGCCACCGGTTCCCCGCTCCACCTCGTCTGCCTCGGCCTCGCCGCCCTGGTCGCCGTCGCCGCCGTACTCGCGCCCTGGGTGGTGCCCCACGACCCCAACGCCGTCGACCTGGGCAACGCCCTCGCCGGACCCTCCGCCGCGCACCCGCTCGGCATGGACGCCGCCGGCCGTGACACCCTCTCCCGGCTGTTGCTCGGCGCCCGCACCTCCCTCCTCGGTCCGCTGGGCGTCGTCGTCTTCTCCACCGTCGCCGGCATCGCCATCGGCATGACCGCCGCCTGGCGGGGAGGCTGGCTCGACTCCGTCCTGTCCCGCGGCACGGAACTGGTCTTCGCCTTCCCCGGCATGCTGCTGGCCATCCTGATCATCTCGGTATACGGCGAGGGCCTGCTCGCCCCGGTCATCGCACTCGCCGTGGCCTACACGCCCTACGTGAGCCGGCTGACCCGTTCGCTGGTCCTGGCCGAGCGCGCCCGCCCGTACGTCAGCGCGTACCGGGTCCAGGGCCACTCCGCCCCGCAGATCTGCCTGCGCCACATCCTGCCCAACATCGCCCCCGTCGTCCTCGCCCAGTCCACCATCAACTTCGGCTACGCCCTGATGGACCTCGCGGGCCTGTCGTTCCTCGGACTCGGCGTCCCCGCCCTCACCCCCGACTGGGGCCGCATGGTCTTCGACGGGCAGACCGCCATCCAAGCCGGCTACCCGCTTTCCGCGGTGCTGCCCTGTGCCTTCATCGTGCTGACCGTCGTCGCCTTCAACGTGGTGGGCGAGCGGTGGGCCGACCGTGTCTCCAGGAGGGGCCGATGA
- a CDS encoding ABC transporter substrate-binding protein, with amino-acid sequence MTTSPPRASRRPYRLPSRRPAALPAATAVLASLALLAACAGPPKGGGAVTDAHLSASTPPARGEIDSFSWAVYAEPPTLDYTVAFDYPQNTILSNVCESLMRWTPALTTEPGLAEKASNPDPTTWVYDLRPGVRFHDGKEMTADDVVFSLGRQIDPDNAAAWAQVFQNVSAITKTGPLQVTVTLKKPDSQFPQYMASAAGVVASKAGVEAAGKDYGTTGGLACTGPFQLGTWNKGQSIELDRFDGYWGTKAKAKKAVFRILTDPSARTNAMLSGEVDGGYLIPTESYARLRASGAGTLWFGEGLSTVNVNITNMNGPLGDVRVRRALSLALDRTGFVKAGLAGAGTVTGSLTTRAAWAAAPESTRKTAFDGLPPTGQDIERAKALVKEAGATGRTLTMATSSIGQDVSLLATAVQAAGSRIGLDVRLRTIAPNAFSALFTDPGAREGIDMFPLTYYDSITDPLDLLSNFKTGAYMNFAGYSDPEYDRLVEQAAGTYPVEERTAVEAELQKHAAEQLLWIPVAEWPTAMFQGKRITGAPTTISYMYQPWAAGVGAAQ; translated from the coding sequence ATGACGACCTCCCCACCCCGCGCGAGCAGACGCCCGTACCGTCTGCCCTCACGCCGCCCGGCGGCCCTCCCCGCCGCGACCGCCGTCCTGGCCTCCCTCGCCCTGCTCGCGGCCTGTGCGGGGCCGCCCAAGGGCGGGGGCGCCGTCACGGACGCCCACCTCTCCGCGTCCACCCCGCCGGCCCGGGGCGAGATCGACTCGTTCAGCTGGGCCGTGTACGCGGAGCCGCCCACGCTCGACTACACGGTGGCCTTCGACTACCCGCAGAACACCATCCTGTCCAACGTGTGCGAGAGCCTGATGCGCTGGACCCCGGCCCTCACCACCGAACCGGGTCTCGCCGAGAAGGCGTCCAACCCCGACCCCACCACCTGGGTGTACGACCTGCGCCCCGGCGTGCGCTTCCACGACGGCAAGGAGATGACCGCCGACGACGTGGTGTTCAGCCTCGGCCGTCAGATCGACCCCGACAACGCGGCCGCCTGGGCCCAGGTCTTCCAGAACGTCTCCGCGATCACCAAGACCGGCCCGCTCCAGGTCACCGTCACCCTCAAGAAGCCCGACTCCCAGTTCCCCCAGTACATGGCCTCGGCCGCCGGAGTGGTCGCCTCCAAGGCCGGCGTCGAGGCGGCGGGCAAGGACTACGGCACCACCGGCGGACTCGCCTGCACCGGCCCCTTCCAGCTCGGCACCTGGAACAAGGGCCAGTCGATCGAACTCGACCGCTTCGACGGCTACTGGGGCACGAAGGCCAAGGCGAAGAAGGCCGTCTTCCGCATCCTCACCGACCCCTCCGCCCGCACCAACGCGATGCTCAGCGGCGAGGTCGACGGCGGCTACCTGATCCCCACCGAGAGCTACGCCCGGCTGCGCGCCAGCGGCGCCGGCACCCTCTGGTTCGGCGAGGGCCTCAGCACCGTCAACGTCAACATCACCAACATGAACGGCCCCCTCGGGGACGTCCGCGTACGCCGGGCGCTGTCCCTGGCACTGGACCGCACCGGATTCGTCAAGGCCGGACTCGCCGGCGCCGGCACGGTCACCGGCTCCCTCACCACCCGGGCCGCCTGGGCCGCGGCCCCCGAGTCCACGCGGAAGACCGCCTTCGACGGACTGCCGCCGACCGGCCAGGACATCGAGCGGGCCAAGGCCCTGGTCAAGGAGGCCGGAGCCACCGGCAGGACACTGACCATGGCCACCAGCTCCATAGGCCAGGACGTCTCCCTCCTCGCCACCGCGGTCCAGGCGGCGGGCAGCCGGATCGGCCTCGACGTCCGCCTCAGGACCATCGCGCCCAACGCCTTCAGCGCACTGTTCACCGACCCCGGGGCGCGCGAGGGCATCGACATGTTCCCGCTCACCTACTACGACTCGATCACCGACCCCCTCGACCTGCTGTCGAACTTCAAGACCGGCGCCTACATGAACTTCGCCGGCTACAGCGACCCCGAGTACGACCGGCTCGTCGAGCAGGCCGCCGGCACCTACCCCGTCGAGGAGCGGACGGCCGTCGAGGCCGAGCTGCAGAAGCACGCGGCCGAGCAGCTGCTGTGGATCCCGGTCGCCGAATGGCCGACCGCGATGTTCCAGGGCAAGCGCATCACCGGAGCGCCCACGACGATCTCGTACATGTACCAGCCGTGGGCCGCCGGCGTGGGGGCCGCACAGTGA
- a CDS encoding TetR/AcrR family transcriptional regulator, with product MASRSTQILEAAARVIARRGVRGLRVEELAAEAGVSTALIYYHFKDRTGVLRQTLEFVNDRAERYTTDRDPDAPKLSPREELEETLLLELQDTVEVRENSSVWGELRASAVFDEVLREDLARATLVWVQEVAALLGQIQPMAPASALAAAAERLTALLEGLSMRWLSGGVRIAHAQELLRSSIDAELDGLRQN from the coding sequence ATGGCGTCTCGCAGCACTCAGATCCTCGAAGCGGCCGCCCGGGTGATCGCCCGGCGCGGGGTCCGCGGGCTGCGCGTGGAGGAACTCGCCGCCGAGGCCGGTGTCTCCACCGCCCTGATCTACTACCACTTCAAGGACCGCACGGGGGTCCTGCGCCAGACCCTCGAATTCGTCAACGACCGTGCGGAGCGCTACACCACCGACCGTGATCCGGACGCCCCGAAGCTCTCCCCCCGGGAAGAGCTGGAGGAAACCCTGCTGCTGGAGCTCCAGGACACCGTGGAGGTCCGGGAGAACAGCTCTGTCTGGGGCGAATTGCGGGCCAGTGCCGTCTTCGACGAGGTGCTGCGCGAGGACCTCGCCCGCGCCACCCTCGTCTGGGTCCAGGAGGTCGCCGCACTGCTGGGCCAGATCCAGCCGATGGCGCCCGCCTCCGCGCTCGCCGCCGCGGCCGAACGGCTCACCGCCCTGCTCGAAGGGCTCAGCATGCGCTGGCTCAGCGGTGGTGTGCGGATCGCACACGCGCAGGAGCTCCTGCGCTCCTCCATCGACGCCGAACTCGACGGACTCCGGCAGAACTGA